Genomic DNA from Cloeon dipterum chromosome 3, ieCloDipt1.1, whole genome shotgun sequence:
tgtttccccattaaagagaagaaataaatcgtAATTACAAGAAAATCTCttataaatgtaatttaagtTCCACACTTCCTCATGACTCTGCTGCGCAGTTTCCTTTTAAATATGGTCATCGCTAATTTTCTGGGTCGGCGAATGTTGAAAAAACGGTCTGCTGTCTCGTTTCAGAATGCTGTGTCGCGTGCGAATGTTCTACTCGCTGATGCTCGGTCTGACCGGCTTCACGCTGATGCTGTGCTCCTTTTTCTACGCCTCCCCGGCCGCCATGCGCGAGGGCACTCTGGAGGTGATAGAACTCAATCAGACGATGCCCCAAGCGGCCGCCGTTTTGCAAGCTCAAAGCCAGACATCGGCAGGCTCAGGTAAAATTCGACGCGATACCCCGCGTCCTGCGCCGTCCTATTTCAATTTATCGGTCTGTAACTTTCTTTGCCCTTGCAGCTGAGGCGTCGAGCGAGAACATTAAAAAGGAGCTGTCCGAGCCGGCTCCAGACACAAACAAGCCCAACCAAGAGCCCATCTCTGTTTCTGACTCGGCTGTACCTGAATCTCCAGTTGAGGTCAAGACTGCAGAAGTTCTTCCGGCGGAAGAGCTGCCGCCGCCTGTGGTTCTCGTCACAGCCACAAATATCACCAGCAAAGCCACTACAGGttggatttttattatattttaattgccatAATTGGccttgtttttcctttttatggtgttttgtttaaaattgtcagcattttaatttaatttacaaagaaGGTTGCTTGTACGATAGTTTTTTTCTAACTctcactttaatttaaaaggtatttgggtaaaatttaaatatttatgttttttaaatttaaaagaggaatcgaaacacgcaggaaaattattattaaatattttaagagctAAAATTCAACTGctgaaaaaattctttcaaattaaaagttgttcaataaatttaatttcttgcttaacaattattaaaccaaatttcatcTTCTAGATGAGCTCGAGGCGAAAAGCGAGCCCGTGGTCATGGTTGCAGCTGCCTCTCCGGAGTCTTCAGCGCCCTCGGCAGCTACCGTGGCAGCCAGCAAGCCCGCAAAGGAGTCTGTGATTCAGAAAATACCACCTCAGTCAGCCGCCGCGTCGGCCCCTTCAGGAGCGGCCAGCGCCAGCAGCgctagcagcagcagcagcagtgtggTGGCCACCAGGGACCTGTACGAGGGCGGCCACGACCTCCCCAATGCAGAGCTGTGTCCCGAGTTTGGCGCTGGACTGAGGCTGCTCATTCTCATCACAACTGCACCTGCCCACGCAGAGGCTAGAAAAGCAATTAGGtatatacttttaaaaaaatatgtttagttcaaaaatataattttgatttatccaatctggaattaaaattttatttttcttatgcgaatttcgaattaaattttatgaattatcaTGTTTTgcgatatattttaattcagacCAATAGGCATTGATGCCAATTTTATGgcaaatttgcaaatgaaaGCAACTAATAGGGATTTAACTGcggggggccagattcgtgcgacgcgcaggtatggcgtccggtggaatttggcgcgaaaaaacggtcacgtgaaaatgcgagAAAAGAAGCacgttttcgtcaatattgtgacataatttgcattactatCTTAACTAAtcgtgtcttttggatcgtaaaaacaaactcttgacactcgtacgcgaatccaaagagagatttttgctccccacattcagacgccatcttggatctgcgcagtgcgaaccaattttatcgcacatctggcccccgctggattttaacatttaattagtaaataattgtatttttcattcttaataATTGCACATAagcctaaaaaattaaaatgaaacaatacTCTGTgaccaataaattaaatccttcCTTTTCCAGGCTAACCTGGGGAACCTACGGCCACCGCAAAGACATGGCGGTCGGATTCCTCGTGGGTGGAGTGAATGATGAGAAAGTTCGCAGCGCCCTCTACTCCGAGTCAGAGTTGTACGGGGACATCATCCAGTCGCACTTCTTTGACTCGTACGACAATCTGACCCTGAAGACGGTCTCGGCCCTCGAGTGGATCGACACCTACTGCTATCAGGTCAAGTTCATCCTCAAGACTGACGACGACATGTTCATCAATGTGCCAAGACTGCTCCAGTTTGTGGACAAACATGCCAACGACAAGTACGTTtacgaataattttattcaattcaccagttgcataaaccctaagtgtttgaagccgccaacagatggcgccaccgtagactttcgattttaaggcacttccgctgcgatgtcagactcaatctacctactgtgcattcttcaattaatttgcttttttttgacgagctgaaaaccaaaatcggttcagccaatcgccgtagaatcgtgaaaaactattttttgaaataaaaaaatcttttccaacgtttctacggcgaatggctgaaccgattttggttttcagcacgtcaaaacaaaagcaaattaattaagaaaagcaaaatagctagattgagtctgaaatcgcagcggaaatgccttaaaaccgcttaaaacaaattttttaagaaagtctgtggttgcgccatctgttggcggcttcaataactaagggtttatgcaactggtcaattcgatttattgattttattatttattaaatatttgtttaaacaaCGTATTTTGTATTTCAGGAGGAGCATTTACGGCCGGCTGGCCAAAAAGTGGAAACCGATCCGGAACAAGAAGAGCAAGTACTACGTGTCCAAGGAGCAGTACAAGCAGGTGCTGTTCCCCGACTTCACGACGGGCCCCGCCTACCTGATGACCAGCGACGTGGTGCACGAGCTGTACGTGGGCGCCCTGAACCTGACGTACCTGAAGCTGGAGGACGTGTACACGACGGGCATCGTGGCCCAGCAGCTCAAGATCAGGAGGCTGCACGCGCCTGAGTTCCTCAACAAGAGGATGAACTGGCACGCGTGCCACGTCATCAAGGGCATCAGCTTCCACATGGTCAAGTACCACGAGCAGTTCGACCTGTGGAAAAAGCTGCAGGACGGCAAGACCAAGTGCAAGTGACAGCCTCATGTGATAATGCAACGTTTTTACTCTGCAATGCTTTAGTCGCCTCAACGCTCATGACCACCACATTGGTGCTCAAAAAAGACGCACGCAGCACCTGCCGCGGCGCcaataaatttgttagaaATCGGAAAAAAACCCATCCAAACGCGCGCAGGCAGGTGCTGCTCCTCTGCGAACATACAAAGTATTTTGCAGctctaaaaattcattggtCAACGATTATATTATACACAATACATACATTTTTGGCGTGAACCGTTTTGGCACTCTTGCGGGTGCGGAATTTTTAGAGGCAGCTCTGATTACGACGAGACTCAGCTGTgctagttattttttaagtgattttCGCTCTGGACTCTTGGTTTTACTTTAAGAACACTCATGACATTGTcctatatatataattaatgttttgtGCAGGAATATGGGGGCTGTAAAATCACCTGTGGGGAAACAATGCGGCCTTGCAGACGCCCTCGAAAACGCATTATTTTCTGGTGTGATTTTCGAGAGCGAGTTTTTGTGACGCCACATTGTGCAGAAGTAACACACACGCTAATATCtaacgaaatattattttatcacaaacaaacacacacataaaatGCAGTATTGAACTATacaactatttattttcaccacGTCTGAGTTTTAAAAAGCTGTTGCTATTTTAACTCGTTTTTACTCTATTCTTATTCTTGCGtttatgacaaaaaataaaaaaatacgaattttaCTCCTCTCTCAGCTAGGTGGTCACCCTTTTTGAAAACTCAATAATCACTGGAGATTTGCATTTCCGGGGAAATCGCGAGGTTGGCATTCCTATTTTcagttgtaaaaatataatggttAAAGATTTTATTGCTATGATTTGTAAAAGGAAGATCATATTCTGGTGTCTGGATGCAAATtgaaggaaatattttgaaaattgaaatatttttatatcaaagaaaaaccaacaatataaatcaatattgCTATGAATTACATGCTGTGGAATAAATGTGAGacaaaatgtgttttcaaCTATTGAAAAAAGgatgtgtaatttatttttgtacttttgcTCACGACTTTTATACTGTTTCAATGAAGAAAAAGTGGCATATTAGAGTGTAATTTTGAGGTAGGTATATACATAACTTATATTGTTAAACATATATGTGCTCTCTCTATATTTCTcgcgcaataaaaatacatttttgaatggaggattttgattcaatttggaaattatcttgtttttattaaaacgatttttaatcCCAAAAAAGAAACACATCAAACTGTTTGGGTTTGGCTCCTTGATAACGTTAGCGCCGTGTCGGTTAGTCCACCCGCTCGACACGTCACTGGTGGTGACGTCACAGGCTGCCTGGCGGCACAGTATAATATCCCGCGGCTCCCATGGCCAAAACATGTGCCTAGATAGCTCAGTTGGGAGAGCGTTAGACTGAAGATCTAAAGGTCCCCGGTTCAATCCCGGGTCTGGGCAATCTTTTTGGTTCTTTACTGTAATTTGTCGATTCTTCCTTGACTGtcatatttcttttaaataattaaaaaggcaatCCTGAGGACGTGTATTTGCACAGGTTCTGTCCCCTTTCTTAAATgctgccttttaattttctttttcttgctttgaatggtatttttttaatatttttcatttagctAGAATAAATAAGAATTAACAAAGAGAATAAGAGGTGATCcaccttaattaattaattataaagcaTTTAATTCAAATGCTAACTTAAAGAGGATCATGCAGAAATTCCTGGAAGTGAAACTTACCAcagcaaatggaaaataattgtagTTTGTGTCACtgtcacattttaaattttaagtaaaggcaatttaatttccttttcacCATAGTTTCAAGTTCAAACCTACAGATTTTTAACCAACTATGCCAGATTTTTGCAACTATAatgttaaacaaataaattaaactcaagttataaatttataagaaaagttttaatcaaaatggTCCCAAAATCAACATAAATATTCCTAAACAGTGGCAAACAGGTACAAAAGTGAGCTTGCAAACTGGTAGATCTCATTAGTGCCGAGTTTCGACTCCCCGTAAACCCTGTCGACGAAGGAGATTGGCACCTGCAAggaaaatgttataaaaaaacacattaaaagaaaattcatatttattctACCTCTCCAATGGTATATTTCTTGGATTTCGCACGAACAATGATTTCCATCTGGAATGAGTAGCCCTTTGACACACACGAGTTGACCAATTCCTCCAACACGTTCTTTTTGTACAGCCTGCacagaatttaatattcaatatcagctctattaattaattggatttaaaaactACCTGAAGCTCCCTGTCAAATCCGACGCGCCAGGCTGCAGCAGAAACTGACTCAAGAAGTTCGCACCACAGCTGATCAATTTGCGTTTGAAATCCCAGCCGAACACGCCTCCGTCACCCATGTAACGAGTGCCGGAGACAATGTCGTAGTTATTTTCCTGTTGCTTCTTGATGAACATGGGAATGAATTTCGGCTGCAGTTTGAGTTGTCAGTGAACaggtaaattaataattacagtTGATTTACGTGATGTGACAAGTCGGCATCCATAATCACAATGTAGTTTCCAGTGGCGTGTTTGATTCCGTGAATGTAGGCAGTGCCAAGCCCCAGTTTCTTTTCTCGCGGCCGTAAAACCTGAGCATTGATATTGTTATGGTCAACCAAAAAGCCAacatgaatttataatttttacaattttgtctTCCCCATAAAATTTCTGCAGCTTTTCAGCAACTTCCTGTGTGCCGTCTGGGCTGCCATCATCAATCACAATGATTTCGTATTTGAATTTGCTATAAATACAACGATTTAGTACaaataaatagtaatttttcgatttgttTATGAAGATACCTCGCGTCCAATGCCTTGATTATGAGGTAAATAATCAGAGGCAAATTCTCCCTCTCGTTGTAAGTGGGCAAGAGGATGGAATATTTGTCCGCCATTGGAATCAAAACTTGCGTCTGATGTGCTCAGGTAAGTTTGACACCGGCGAGGGAGGTCAGATCAAGCCAAAATCCAAATCTAATAAAATGTACAACGCGGCAGCCGGACTTGACTTCTTGTTTGTCAAAACCAGCTGGAGCTGGGAAAAGGGGGTGTGGCCATTCTTGAATGTATGGAGACTCTCTCGCCAAGCGGCTCGATAGATGTAAAATAATACCAGATTCCTATTCGCTAAAGCACATCACGTGACAGTTTTCAGCACTTCTGATTGGTCCACACAACCTACCACCAGAACGCGCTTGTTAAATTCGAGTTGAAAGCGTTGAAAGCTGCCTCTTTAAATTCCCCCTTTGGCAGCTGTCAGCTGTTTTGGTGGAGGGGATTCGTTTTCACATTACACATACACTGCcggctttttctttttttacctGTAGTCGGCGTTTTAGCGAAGGGTGTGCACCGTGCTGAATCACTTTGGAAATACCGACATTGCAGGGCTGAAGCCAACGAGGTCGTACAAATTTCGATTTTCTGCTTCTCACGGTAAAAGTCTACAATAGAAACAGTGAAGATGGCCAAGTGGGTACCCCTTGAATCCAACCCTGAggtatgtatgtgtgtgcatgcaaaataattcgattttaatggaaatatgACCGTCATGTTCGTGGAATTCCAGTCACTCCCAATTTCTCCGAATTGTTCTGATGCATTCCTTCCTGTGTTTCAGGTTATGAACAAGGTATGATGGCTTCGGACCGCTCGAActaaacataaaatttgtacATATCGTCGTTAAATAATATGTGAATGCAGGAGCACTAAAGCCattgtttgaatttcttctttaattctgggattttttaattcatattttggcAGTCGTttcgttaaaaatatacacacgCAACTGTTGCctgattttattatcaaattagGAAGAAACCCTTTTAGCACCGCTGGGAATAAAAGTTATTCGCAACCTTTTTATAGCCCAACCAAATACAAGGAATCTGCAAAAGTGCTTCCTCTCAAGATCAATATATAACAGTCTTAGATTTTGCCTATAGTATGGTTGCTCTCACCACGAATAAATCACGCAAAAAAGagtattaaaaagttaaacaatttcgcTAAAAATGCACAGTATCTGGACAGCTTGGGCGTGCCAAGTCAGTGGCGGATGTTGGACGTGTACGGCCTGGACGCCGATGCGCTGGCCACGGTACCACGTCCAGTTCTggctctgctgctgctcttccCCATCAACGACAAGTACGAGGAGTTCTCCAAGCAGCAGGACGAGGAGATCAAGAGCAAGGGACAGACTGTCTCGGACAAAGTCGTCTACATCAAGCAGTTCATCAGCAACTCCTGCGGAACTGTTGCCCTCATCCACAGCATTGCCAACAACACCgacaagtaattttttattattatactgttcaaattatattttggtcTAT
This window encodes:
- the LOC135938902 gene encoding beta-1,3-galactosyltransferase 5, translated to MLCRVRMFYSLMLGLTGFTLMLCSFFYASPAAMREGTLEVIELNQTMPQAAAVLQAQSQTSAGSAEASSENIKKELSEPAPDTNKPNQEPISVSDSAVPESPVEVKTAEVLPAEELPPPVVLVTATNITSKATTDELEAKSEPVVMVAAASPESSAPSAATVAASKPAKESVIQKIPPQSAAASAPSGAASASSASSSSSSVVATRDLYEGGHDLPNAELCPEFGAGLRLLILITTAPAHAEARKAIRLTWGTYGHRKDMAVGFLVGGVNDEKVRSALYSESELYGDIIQSHFFDSYDNLTLKTVSALEWIDTYCYQVKFILKTDDDMFINVPRLLQFVDKHANDKRSIYGRLAKKWKPIRNKKSKYYVSKEQYKQVLFPDFTTGPAYLMTSDVVHELYVGALNLTYLKLEDVYTTGIVAQQLKIRRLHAPEFLNKRMNWHACHVIKGISFHMVKYHEQFDLWKKLQDGKTKCK
- the Dpm1 gene encoding dolichol-phosphate mannosyltransferase subunit 1; translation: MADKYSILLPTYNERENLPLIIYLIIKALDASKFKYEIIVIDDGSPDGTQEVAEKLQKFYGEDKIVLRPREKKLGLGTAYIHGIKHATGNYIVIMDADLSHHPKFIPMFIKKQQENNYDIVSGTRYMGDGGVFGWDFKRKLISCGANFLSQFLLQPGASDLTGSFRLYKKNVLEELVNSCVSKGYSFQMEIIVRAKSKKYTIGEVPISFVDRVYGESKLGTNEIYQFASSLLYLFATV